The Paramixta manurensis region CCTTGCTGGTAAGTAGCGTTGGAATGCCCGGCAGAAACCACAATACCGGCCGCTTTTAGGCGGCGAATAATGGCGTGATCGACATTTTCCGGCGCCAGCGTAATTTTGCAAATCACATCGGCGTTTTCGCACAAAAAGTCGACCAGCGCCGGATCGGGTTTACGGATCAGCGCCGGGTCATGCGTTCCTTTCTTCTCAACGCTCAGCCACGGCCCTTCAAGGTGCAGGCCCAATGCCTGATGCTTATTCTGCGCCAGGTAAGCGCGCATCACTTCTACCGCGCGTTTCATTAACACGTCGGTACTGGTGATAAGTGTGGGTAAGAAATTAGTACAGCCCGATTTCTCGTTGGCTTTTTGCATGATGTTGATGGTTTCGACGCTAATGGCTTCGATATCATCATTGAATTGCACGCCGCCGCAGCCGTTTAGCTGTAGGTCAATAAAGCCGGGAGCGATAACTGCGCCTCCCACATCGCGCATCTCGATCCCCGCCGGAACGTCAGCCAGCGGACAAATGCGTTCGATCAGGCCATCAGCAATAACAACGGCATGATTATCTAAGATTTCATGACCGGTAAATAGACGGCCATTGGTAAGTGCGTACATGATTAATGTTCTCCCGGCTCTAAGGGGCGAATGGCTCGCCCGGTAACGCTTCGGTCTGTCAATTAAGCAGGCTTAAAGGCCTTTCACGTTTTCCGCTTCCATTTCGCGGAAATATTTCACCGTTTTAACTTTCAGTTCCATGGTTGCTGGTTCATCACAAACCACCACCGCTTTGGCATGCAATTGCAGACAGCTAATGGTCCACATATGGTTGACGTTGCCTTCAACCGCAGCCTGCAGTGCCTGCGCTTTAACATGGCCGGTCACCAGAATCATTACTTCTTCCGCATCCAGCAACGTACCAACGCCGACGGTTAAGGCATATTTAGGCAC contains the following coding sequences:
- the nagA gene encoding N-acetylglucosamine-6-phosphate deacetylase: MYALTNGRLFTGHEILDNHAVVIADGLIERICPLADVPAGIEMRDVGGAVIAPGFIDLQLNGCGGVQFNDDIEAISVETINIMQKANEKSGCTNFLPTLITSTDVLMKRAVEVMRAYLAQNKHQALGLHLEGPWLSVEKKGTHDPALIRKPDPALVDFLCENADVICKITLAPENVDHAIIRRLKAAGIVVSAGHSNATYQQGKAGITAGISFSTHLYNAMSTITGREPGLTGALFDSPDVYSGIIADGLHVNYGNIRTAKKVKGEKLVLVTDATAPAGANIEQFIFAGKTIYYRDGLCVDENGTLSGSALTMIEAVRNCVEHVGIALDETLRMATLYPARAIGVEKQLGSIEAGKVANLTVFTRDYHVIKTIVNGDEVLSE